In Aquipuribacter hungaricus, a single window of DNA contains:
- a CDS encoding methyl-accepting chemotaxis protein, with protein sequence MTTPLAPPTSVPASGWLPKGVPLTEDVFLARHRVILGVATVQVPLLLLLVLLRGVGEVMVWLELAAVLPLLLLARLAGSQVVRSSTVSLALMLGASVLVHAGGGLTDLHISFYVFLVVVALYQSWAPFLTAVGYVALHHSAMALVAPDAVFSGHHAQEHPLPYAALHAAFLLAQAAALAFGWRFAEQAEAVRRSEALRAQQDRAQHLAVQAAEREQSAERQALRLEAGRARAADVAARMVEVEEAGATLSRDVATATGVLDDLRGSIGAIAAAAGQASATALDADSRSQESVDTMARLTGTMAEIEAIAVRINGVAAQTNLLALNATIEAARAGDAGRGFAVVAEEVKALARETSGATDEISRVVDVVRVEVSGTAAVVARIRAVMGEVVAAQRTIEEAVTEQTAATQEVSSAMCSATRQAERVAVELRHATAAATVVDG encoded by the coding sequence ATGACGACCCCGCTCGCACCCCCGACGAGTGTCCCGGCCTCCGGCTGGCTGCCCAAGGGCGTCCCGCTCACCGAGGACGTGTTCCTCGCCCGGCACCGCGTCATCCTCGGTGTCGCCACCGTCCAGGTCCCGCTGCTGCTCCTGCTCGTGCTGCTGCGCGGGGTCGGGGAGGTCATGGTGTGGCTGGAGCTCGCGGCCGTGCTGCCCCTGCTCCTGCTGGCCCGTCTGGCGGGCAGCCAGGTGGTCCGCAGCAGCACCGTGAGCCTCGCCCTCATGCTGGGCGCGAGCGTGCTCGTGCACGCCGGGGGCGGGCTCACCGACCTGCACATCTCGTTCTACGTGTTCCTCGTGGTCGTCGCGCTGTACCAGTCGTGGGCGCCCTTCCTCACGGCCGTGGGCTACGTCGCCCTGCACCACTCGGCCATGGCGCTCGTCGCCCCCGACGCGGTGTTCTCCGGGCACCACGCCCAGGAGCACCCGCTGCCGTACGCCGCGCTGCACGCCGCGTTCCTCCTGGCCCAGGCCGCCGCCCTGGCCTTCGGGTGGCGCTTCGCGGAGCAGGCCGAGGCCGTCCGGCGGTCCGAGGCCCTCCGCGCGCAGCAGGACCGGGCCCAGCACCTCGCCGTCCAGGCGGCCGAGCGGGAGCAGTCGGCCGAGCGGCAGGCGCTCCGGCTGGAGGCCGGCCGCGCCCGCGCCGCCGACGTGGCCGCCCGGATGGTCGAGGTGGAGGAGGCCGGGGCGACCCTGAGCCGCGACGTCGCCACCGCCACCGGGGTCCTCGACGACCTGCGCGGCTCCATCGGCGCCATCGCCGCAGCGGCCGGCCAGGCCTCCGCGACCGCGCTGGACGCCGACAGCCGCTCCCAGGAGTCGGTGGACACCATGGCCCGGCTGACCGGCACGATGGCGGAGATCGAGGCCATCGCCGTCCGGATCAACGGGGTCGCCGCCCAGACCAACCTGCTCGCCCTCAACGCCACCATCGAGGCAGCGCGCGCCGGGGACGCCGGCCGCGGCTTCGCCGTCGTCGCCGAGGAGGTCAAGGCGCTGGCACGGGAGACCTCGGGCGCCACCGACGAGATCAGCCGCGTCGTGGACGTGGTCCGCGTGGAGGTCTCCGGCACCGCGGCCGTCGTCGCCCGCATCCGCGCCGTCATGGGCGAGGTGGTGGCGGCCCAGCGGACGATCGAGGAGGCCGTCACCGAGCAGACGGCCGCGACCCAGGAGGTCTCGAGCGCCATGTGCAGCGCCACCCGGCAGGCCGAGCGGGTCGCGGTCGAGCTGCGGCACGCGACGGCCGCGGCCACCGTCGTCGACGGGTGA
- a CDS encoding ATP-dependent metallopeptidase FtsH/Yme1/Tma family protein produces MPSTRARRSRTARRRLLLLSGAAVVTAVTSAVVVHGELAPPAPDRVPLSRAVEAVEDGDVTTAVLDEAAAEVVLTLADGRTLASGFPGAYADELTADLVEAGVEVETDPVRPPGLLDSLLPLVVMVLLVGGLVWGVRSGGLSGVRLKGTRGEQVDGVPSARFSDVAGCEEAVTEMKELVEFLKDGERFTRVGAKPPRGALLVGPPGTGKTLLARAVAGEAGVPFFPLAGSDFVETFAGVGARRVRDLFDRARESEGGIIFIDEIDAIGRARSEGPGHSGADTERENTLISMLNEMDGFDTDHRIIVLAATNRADVLDPALTRPGRLDRQVQVPAPDRRGRTQILEVHAASRPMADDVDLVSVARRTPGMSGAELAQVVNEACMEAARRGLVQVGADCLDAAVATVALGRARTSALVTEHDRRITAWHEAGHALTALLLEDADDPVQVSIVPRGPAGGVTWMSGNDDSFLTRRRALADLRVAMGGRAAEELLLDGEFTQGAHGDLDSASRRALAMVTKYGMSRHGYLLVDDDTVRMGGQVATEVREVAEELLAAAHEDAFTLLATHRVLLDAVAGALLEAENLTLADLLSVQASVDAAAPPVAAAGPGPRVPAQVPTHVTARVPAQVRSTPALPEVVGAFPTVTQKDR; encoded by the coding sequence ATGCCCAGCACCCGTGCCCGCCGCTCCCGGACCGCCCGCCGCCGGCTGCTCCTGCTGTCCGGTGCCGCCGTGGTCACCGCCGTCACGTCCGCCGTCGTCGTCCACGGGGAGCTCGCTCCTCCCGCGCCGGACCGCGTCCCCCTGTCCCGCGCCGTCGAGGCCGTCGAGGACGGGGACGTCACCACCGCCGTCCTCGACGAGGCGGCCGCGGAGGTCGTGCTCACCCTTGCCGACGGCCGCACGCTCGCCTCGGGGTTCCCGGGCGCCTACGCCGACGAGCTCACCGCCGACCTGGTCGAGGCCGGCGTCGAGGTGGAGACCGACCCCGTCCGTCCTCCCGGCCTGCTGGACAGCCTGCTCCCGCTCGTCGTCATGGTGCTGCTGGTCGGCGGCCTGGTGTGGGGCGTCCGCAGCGGCGGCCTGTCCGGGGTGCGGCTCAAGGGCACGCGCGGCGAGCAGGTCGACGGCGTCCCCAGCGCCCGCTTCAGCGACGTGGCCGGCTGCGAGGAGGCGGTCACCGAGATGAAGGAGCTCGTGGAGTTCCTCAAGGACGGCGAGCGCTTCACCCGGGTCGGCGCGAAGCCCCCGCGCGGCGCGCTGCTCGTCGGTCCTCCCGGCACCGGCAAGACGCTGCTCGCCCGGGCCGTCGCCGGCGAGGCCGGCGTGCCGTTCTTCCCGCTGGCCGGCAGCGACTTCGTCGAGACCTTCGCCGGTGTCGGTGCCCGCCGGGTCCGCGACCTGTTCGACCGGGCCCGCGAGTCCGAGGGCGGCATCATCTTCATCGACGAGATCGACGCCATCGGCCGGGCCCGCTCGGAGGGCCCGGGGCACTCCGGCGCCGACACCGAGCGCGAGAACACGCTCATCTCCATGCTCAACGAGATGGACGGCTTCGACACCGACCACCGCATCATCGTCCTGGCCGCCACCAACCGGGCCGACGTCCTCGACCCGGCGCTCACCCGTCCCGGCCGGCTCGACCGCCAGGTGCAGGTCCCCGCCCCGGACCGGCGCGGCCGCACCCAGATCCTCGAGGTCCACGCGGCGTCGCGCCCCATGGCCGACGACGTCGACCTGGTCTCGGTCGCCCGCCGCACCCCCGGCATGAGCGGCGCCGAGCTCGCCCAGGTCGTCAACGAGGCCTGCATGGAGGCCGCCCGCCGCGGGCTGGTCCAGGTCGGCGCCGACTGCCTGGACGCCGCCGTCGCCACGGTCGCCCTCGGCCGGGCCCGCACGTCGGCGCTGGTCACCGAGCACGACCGCCGCATCACGGCCTGGCACGAGGCCGGGCACGCCCTCACCGCGCTGCTGCTGGAGGACGCCGACGACCCGGTGCAGGTCTCCATCGTGCCGCGCGGCCCCGCCGGCGGCGTGACGTGGATGAGCGGCAACGACGACTCCTTCCTCACCCGACGCAGGGCGCTCGCCGACCTGCGCGTGGCCATGGGCGGCCGCGCGGCCGAGGAGCTGCTCCTGGACGGGGAGTTCACGCAGGGCGCCCACGGCGACCTGGACTCCGCGAGCCGCCGGGCCCTGGCGATGGTGACGAAGTACGGCATGAGCCGCCACGGCTACCTGCTCGTCGACGACGACACGGTCAGGATGGGCGGGCAGGTCGCCACCGAGGTCCGCGAGGTGGCCGAGGAGCTGCTCGCCGCCGCCCACGAGGACGCCTTCACCCTGCTCGCCACCCACCGGGTGCTGCTCGACGCCGTCGCCGGCGCGCTGCTGGAGGCGGAGAACCTCACGCTGGCCGACCTGCTGAGCGTGCAGGCCTCGGTCGACGCCGCCGCCCCGCCCGTGGCCGCCGCGGGCCCCGGCCCCCGGGTCCCCGCCCAGGTGCCGACCCACGTCACCGCGCGGGTCCCCGCCCAGGTCCGGAGCACGCCCGCGCTCCCCGAGGTCGTGGGCGCCTTCCCGACCGTCACGCAGAAGGACCGCTGA
- a CDS encoding asparaginase, with product MAVITPARPSGYGRLLPLAAAGTAGALAVALLLGPTGTTGATGTRDTASTAPPVTDAVVGAAPVVQGPTVQSAAYTTAVQAAAATKPKVTVIGTGGTIAGVAPTRSDFTNYRAGQIPIGTLVGQIQPEVGALADVSTVQFGNSGSGGYTIPQFYELTAAVEAALRTADGVVVTTGTDTMEEFAYWLDLTVQSRKPVVLTGAMRPWAAGTVDGPQVIGADGPANLFNAISLAASQKTFCFGTVLMLNDEFHAARDVTKTSTTRMDTFQTRELGVLGWIDGPAIRVARAPARVEQCDTPRSWATPFDLSTIPVTALPRTEIVYTYQQAGGEPITAFAQAGVKGIVTAGTGAGGVSGPQGQARTAAARDFGVVFVSTSRTGSGSVTGGSGNVVAGGDLLAQKARLLLMLSLAFAPGDADKARQWVGSIGNQEFVPVKSPRDRIPRPSA from the coding sequence GTGGCCGTCATCACCCCCGCCCGCCCGTCCGGGTACGGGCGGCTGCTCCCGCTCGCCGCCGCCGGCACCGCCGGTGCCCTCGCCGTCGCCCTGCTCCTCGGACCCACCGGCACGACAGGGGCCACGGGGACCAGGGACACGGCGAGCACCGCGCCGCCCGTCACCGACGCGGTCGTCGGTGCGGCACCCGTCGTCCAGGGACCCACCGTCCAGAGCGCGGCGTACACCACCGCCGTCCAGGCGGCCGCCGCGACGAAGCCGAAGGTCACCGTGATCGGCACGGGCGGCACCATCGCCGGCGTCGCGCCCACGCGCAGCGACTTCACGAACTACCGGGCCGGACAGATCCCGATCGGCACCCTGGTGGGCCAGATCCAGCCCGAGGTCGGTGCCCTGGCCGACGTCAGCACCGTCCAGTTCGGCAACAGCGGCTCCGGCGGCTACACGATCCCGCAGTTCTACGAGCTGACCGCCGCCGTCGAGGCCGCGCTGAGGACGGCCGACGGCGTGGTCGTCACCACCGGTACCGACACCATGGAGGAGTTCGCCTACTGGCTCGACCTCACGGTGCAGAGCCGCAAGCCGGTCGTCCTCACCGGCGCCATGCGCCCCTGGGCGGCCGGGACCGTCGATGGCCCGCAGGTGATCGGCGCCGACGGCCCCGCGAACCTGTTCAACGCGATCAGCCTCGCCGCGAGCCAGAAGACCTTCTGCTTCGGCACCGTCCTCATGCTCAACGACGAGTTCCACGCCGCCCGCGACGTCACCAAGACCAGCACCACGCGGATGGACACCTTCCAGACCCGGGAGCTCGGCGTCCTCGGCTGGATCGACGGCCCGGCGATCCGGGTCGCGCGTGCCCCCGCGCGCGTCGAGCAGTGCGACACCCCGCGGAGCTGGGCGACCCCGTTCGACCTGTCGACCATCCCCGTCACGGCGCTGCCGCGGACCGAGATCGTCTACACGTACCAGCAGGCGGGCGGCGAGCCGATCACCGCGTTCGCGCAGGCCGGGGTCAAGGGCATCGTCACCGCGGGCACAGGCGCGGGCGGCGTGTCCGGCCCCCAGGGCCAGGCCCGGACGGCGGCCGCCCGCGACTTCGGCGTCGTCTTCGTCAGCACCTCCCGGACGGGCTCCGGGTCGGTGACCGGCGGCAGCGGCAACGTCGTCGCCGGCGGCGACCTGCTCGCGCAGAAGGCGCGGCTGCTGCTCATGCTCAGCCTGGCCTTCGCCCCCGGCGACGCGGACAAGGCCCGCCAGTGGGTGGGGTCGATCGGCAACCAGGAGTTCGTGCCGGTGAAGTCGCCCCGCGACCGGATCCCGCGCCCGAGCGCGTGA
- a CDS encoding Type 1 glutamine amidotransferase-like domain-containing protein, whose amino-acid sequence MSWGEPGQPGPVALVGSGEYLPVMHEVEAALLAGRAPRFVQLATAAAPEGQRSLARWHQLGREAAERLGVEQVVVPVVDRVSADDEALASLVAGAGLVYLSGGNPRFLADTLRGTAVWAAIEREWRGGAALAGCSAGAMAMGGAVPDVRHPLSGPVEGLGVVPHLSVVPHFDAFGARLLGAFAGHQLPDGVRLVGVDERTALVGGPHRWEVAGRSSAWLLDDDGRHEQPPGSVVTL is encoded by the coding sequence GTGAGCTGGGGAGAGCCCGGGCAGCCGGGACCGGTCGCGCTCGTCGGGTCCGGGGAGTACCTGCCCGTCATGCACGAGGTCGAGGCGGCCCTGCTCGCCGGCCGGGCGCCGCGCTTCGTCCAGCTCGCCACCGCCGCCGCGCCCGAGGGGCAGCGGTCGCTGGCCCGCTGGCACCAGCTCGGCCGGGAGGCCGCCGAGCGGCTGGGCGTGGAGCAGGTGGTCGTGCCCGTCGTCGACCGGGTGTCCGCCGACGACGAGGCCCTGGCGTCGCTCGTCGCGGGCGCGGGCCTGGTCTACCTGTCCGGCGGCAACCCCCGCTTCCTCGCCGACACCCTGCGCGGCACCGCCGTGTGGGCGGCGATCGAGCGGGAGTGGCGCGGCGGCGCGGCGCTGGCCGGCTGCAGCGCCGGAGCGATGGCGATGGGCGGCGCCGTCCCCGACGTCCGCCACCCGCTGTCCGGGCCGGTCGAGGGCCTCGGCGTCGTCCCGCACCTGTCCGTGGTTCCGCACTTCGACGCCTTCGGCGCCCGGCTGCTCGGCGCGTTCGCCGGGCACCAGCTGCCCGACGGCGTCCGGCTGGTCGGCGTCGACGAGCGGACCGCGCTCGTCGGGGGGCCGCACCGCTGGGAGGTGGCGGGTCGCTCGAGCGCGTGGCTGCTCGACGACGACGGCCGCCACGAGCAGCCGCCCGGCTCCGTCGTCACCCTCTGA
- a CDS encoding helicase HerA-like domain-containing protein, with protein sequence MAGTGTAPPGGAAPSGGTDPYAAQVEAVRAGYGTAGPALELGALLVDAGGTPTPRPDVPVRIPLSMLTRHGLVAGATGTGKTKTLQVMAEQLSAAGVPVFLADIKGDLSGIAVTGTASDGVVSRARATGQDWQATASPTEFLALGGLGTGVPVRASISSFGPDLLARVLDLNATQTSSLALVFHHADTAGLPLLDLADLRAVVQHLVSDEGKADLVDLGGLSKATAGVILRELVAFAAAGADAFFGEPELDPAELLRVDAEGRGIVTCLELAEVQDRPALFSTFLLWLLAELFESLPEVGDLDRPKLVFFFDEAHLLFTGASKTFLEKITQTVRLIRSKGVGIVFVTQTPEDVPGDVLAQLGSRVQHALRAYTPDDAKALRATVSTFPTSGYDLGALLTSLGTGEAVVTVLSERGAPTPVAWTMLRAPQGSMSPMPADALGSAVAASPLMARYGVEVDRESAYEMLSARLGSGTAVPADRTRGRTPDRTRGRAPSSADQDVDEDEDRDRGADGLPGPGESWDDVEPARRGTRTPAPRRRAPREERGAVQEVLASPAVRGFLRSAGTALGREITRGIFGTARRRR encoded by the coding sequence ATGGCAGGCACGGGCACGGCTCCCCCCGGTGGAGCGGCCCCCTCCGGCGGGACGGACCCGTACGCCGCCCAGGTCGAGGCGGTCCGGGCGGGCTACGGCACGGCGGGTCCCGCCCTCGAGCTGGGGGCGCTCCTCGTCGACGCCGGCGGCACCCCCACGCCCCGCCCTGACGTCCCCGTGCGGATCCCGCTGTCCATGCTCACCCGCCACGGCCTGGTCGCCGGGGCCACCGGCACGGGCAAGACCAAGACGCTGCAGGTCATGGCCGAGCAGCTGAGCGCCGCCGGGGTGCCGGTGTTCCTCGCCGACATCAAGGGCGACCTGTCCGGGATCGCGGTCACCGGCACCGCGTCCGACGGTGTCGTGTCCCGTGCCCGGGCGACCGGCCAGGACTGGCAGGCCACCGCGTCCCCCACGGAGTTCCTGGCCCTCGGCGGGCTCGGCACCGGTGTCCCGGTCCGGGCCAGCATCAGCTCCTTCGGGCCCGACCTGCTCGCCAGGGTCCTCGACCTCAACGCCACCCAGACCTCGAGCCTCGCCCTGGTCTTCCACCACGCCGACACCGCCGGGCTGCCCTTGCTCGACCTCGCCGACCTGCGCGCCGTCGTGCAGCACCTGGTCTCGGACGAGGGCAAGGCGGACCTCGTGGACCTGGGCGGCCTCAGCAAGGCCACCGCGGGCGTCATCCTCCGCGAGCTCGTCGCCTTCGCCGCCGCGGGTGCCGACGCGTTCTTCGGCGAGCCGGAGCTCGACCCCGCCGAGCTGCTGCGCGTCGACGCCGAGGGCCGGGGGATCGTGACCTGCCTGGAGCTGGCCGAGGTGCAGGACCGGCCCGCCCTGTTCTCGACCTTCCTGCTGTGGCTGCTCGCCGAGCTGTTCGAGTCCTTGCCCGAGGTCGGCGACCTCGACCGGCCGAAGCTGGTGTTCTTCTTCGACGAGGCGCACCTGCTGTTCACCGGCGCCTCGAAGACGTTCCTCGAGAAGATCACGCAGACCGTGCGGCTCATCCGGTCCAAGGGCGTAGGGATCGTCTTCGTCACCCAGACCCCCGAGGACGTGCCGGGCGACGTGCTGGCCCAGCTCGGCAGCCGGGTCCAGCACGCCCTGCGCGCGTACACCCCGGACGACGCCAAGGCGCTCAGGGCCACCGTGAGCACGTTCCCGACCTCCGGCTACGACCTGGGGGCGCTGCTCACCTCGCTCGGGACCGGGGAGGCCGTGGTGACGGTCCTGTCGGAGCGCGGCGCCCCCACGCCGGTGGCCTGGACGATGCTCCGCGCCCCGCAGGGGTCGATGTCCCCGATGCCTGCCGATGCCCTCGGCTCGGCGGTCGCGGCCTCGCCCCTCATGGCCCGCTACGGCGTCGAGGTCGACCGGGAGTCCGCCTACGAGATGCTCAGCGCCCGGCTCGGCTCGGGCACCGCCGTGCCCGCCGACCGGACGCGCGGCCGGACGCCCGACCGGACGCGCGGCCGTGCGCCGTCGTCCGCGGACCAGGACGTGGACGAGGACGAGGACAGGGACAGGGGCGCGGACGGGCTCCCCGGTCCCGGTGAGTCCTGGGACGACGTCGAGCCGGCCCGCCGCGGGACCCGGACCCCCGCCCCGCGCCGTCGGGCCCCCCGCGAGGAGCGCGGCGCCGTGCAGGAGGTGCTGGCCTCCCCGGCGGTGCGGGGCTTCCTCCGCTCCGCCGGCACGGCCCTGGGCCGCGAGATCACCCGCGGGATCTTCGGTACCGCCCGGCGCCGACGGTGA
- a CDS encoding SLC13 family permease produces the protein MAPVWRWVSVAGALVVVTGLLPAADVRDLLARVAPVLVFLVGITVVAELADRVGLFDVAARAAAHAARGRTVVLFLLLALVAVAVTVLVSLDTTAVLLTPLVVVLTRRLGLPVLPFAVMVVWLANTASLLLPVSNLTNLLAVDAFDAVGAHYVVVMALPAAAVVAATVGLLLVCYSGRLRGRFEDREHVSPPDRLLVVLAGAACAGVGTAVTLGVEPAVAAGAAAVLLLVVVAVRARHLLSARLLPWRLVLLTTGLFLVVQAVADRGLAALLAGVAGTGDGPADLLRLAATAAVASNVLTNLPAYLALEPAAAGSAARLAALLVGTDAGPLVTPWGSLATLLWLDRCRAGGVRVPLRHVVLLGLVAAPVAVLAGTGGLLLAQRAGLV, from the coding sequence ATGGCGCCCGTGTGGCGCTGGGTGTCGGTGGCGGGGGCCCTCGTCGTCGTCACCGGGCTGCTGCCGGCGGCCGACGTCCGGGACCTGCTCGCCCGGGTCGCCCCCGTCCTGGTGTTCCTCGTGGGCATCACCGTCGTCGCGGAGCTGGCGGACCGGGTCGGTCTGTTCGACGTCGCCGCCCGCGCGGCCGCCCACGCCGCGAGGGGCCGCACCGTCGTGCTGTTCCTGCTGCTCGCGCTGGTCGCGGTCGCCGTCACGGTGCTCGTCAGCCTGGACACCACCGCGGTCCTGCTCACGCCGCTCGTCGTCGTCCTCACCCGTCGCCTCGGCCTGCCCGTGCTGCCCTTCGCGGTCATGGTGGTGTGGCTGGCGAACACCGCGAGCCTGCTGCTGCCGGTCTCGAACCTCACCAACCTGCTGGCCGTCGACGCCTTCGACGCCGTCGGCGCGCACTACGTCGTCGTCATGGCCCTGCCCGCGGCCGCGGTGGTCGCCGCCACGGTCGGGCTCCTCCTGGTCTGCTACTCGGGCCGGCTGCGCGGGCGGTTCGAGGACCGGGAGCACGTGAGCCCGCCCGACCGGCTCCTCGTCGTGCTGGCCGGCGCGGCCTGCGCGGGGGTCGGGACCGCGGTCACCCTGGGGGTGGAGCCCGCGGTCGCGGCCGGCGCCGCGGCGGTGCTGCTGCTCGTCGTGGTCGCCGTCCGTGCCCGGCACCTGCTGAGTGCCCGGCTGCTGCCGTGGCGCCTGGTCCTGCTGACCACGGGGCTGTTCCTCGTCGTCCAGGCGGTGGCCGACCGCGGGCTCGCGGCCCTGCTCGCCGGGGTCGCCGGCACCGGTGACGGCCCCGCCGACCTGCTCCGGCTGGCCGCCACGGCCGCGGTGGCCTCCAACGTGCTGACGAACCTGCCGGCCTACCTCGCGCTGGAGCCGGCCGCCGCCGGGTCGGCCGCCCGGCTCGCCGCGCTGCTCGTCGGCACCGACGCGGGGCCGCTCGTCACGCCGTGGGGCTCGCTGGCCACCCTGCTGTGGCTCGACCGGTGCCGCGCCGGCGGTGTCCGGGTGCCGCTGCGCCACGTGGTGCTCCTCGGTCTGGTGGCCGCGCCGGTCGCCGTGCTGGCCGGGACCGGGGGCCTGCTGCTCGCGCAGCGGGCCGGGCTCGTCTGA